The Zingiber officinale cultivar Zhangliang chromosome 2A, Zo_v1.1, whole genome shotgun sequence genomic sequence ACTCAGCTCTACTTGTAGCAGCTATGAGTAATTGTTTtaacattatttcttactttcaATACTATTATATGTGGTAAAAAAGATAATTCACTCGCTCCAGTGTTTGTCCCCGTCAAACCGTCCTTATGTCAACATATATGAGATAAATCACTAGTCATTAGTGCAATAGTCAAGACATGAGAAAAAATATACTCAGACATATTAAATTTCGACTCTAAGAACTAATACGGTAATACCTGATATCTCAACTAACATATCACTCCGAGGGAATGTTATAATAGTATTATAGCAACTAGGAGTAGTTGCTACAattgcttttaaaatatttttgattaatttaaaatgattttattgaaatttaaatacttttgataaaaagtttttttttatatataatagtatttagattttaaaattttaaattttagatttaactaCAATATACATCGTTAGCTACTATAATGTGTACAAACTACTCAATAGCTattctaatataaaaaattaactatttagtttaatcaaaattaatacatataaattattattatattaaaattttatttaccaacttaaattatttaaacttcattaaaatcattttacattaatcaaaattattttaaaataataatataattaaatcataaatcttaaacattaaattataaattttaaaccctaaaatcatttgaaaatgattacACTAGCTACTAGataacttttatatatattttgcaGTAGCTATATACACGTTATAGTATTAATCGATAGCTACTATTTGTTGGATAAGGAATATTCGAGTTATAAAATTTTTGATATGCGccgttttgattttttttttaaaaggcatTGTTTTTGCGAGTAAAGTAGAGAAATATTCTAATCAGAACttgaattttacatataattttAACCCATAAAAAATTTCGTTTCTACTTCTTGCatgtaaagttttatttgtttcaaacTCCCTCATAcaaatattgtgacctaattgtccctcagatttttttggtacaaaatatccaaaaatgagtataatttaaagaaaatctagtatattttatttaaaaaaaatctagtatattcgagtatattttcatatattttaggtataaataatctaaaaatgagtataattcctattaaattcagcattttaaactagaattgaatatattttctattaaattgagtacgatttttttctatttaatataactcttcttaaattcagtaccatttgaaaaaaatatagtatatttttcatccaattgagtatcatttaaagaaaatctaatatattttacatctaattgagtaccatttaaaaaaaatctagtatattttccatccaattaagATGGAAAAAGAAtaatactcaatttgatagaaaatatactaaattctagTTTAATTATACTGAATTTAAGAAgatttatacttatttttagactttttatacttaaaatatcagagataattaggtaagtatattagactagggagtgaaaagaaagatttttttcaATGAAAAATGCATGCAAACTTATATTTGCTAATGGAGACTGCATGCAAATTTTTACTTGTTCTCCAGATTTGCATAATTTAGAGCGCTATTTTAATTTTTACTCATATATTTTTGTCTAAATAGCAAATTGTCTAATTGGGTATTTGCGTGTCGAAATTACGGGGAGCAAACTGAAATTTTCCCGACCAAATGAGGTCATCACAGAGCAATACTCAATCCGGTCAGTCCATTTTCGCTTACTCGTAAATCGTACCGTCCAATGTGGCATAGGATAAGCGTCGGGACGGCTCTGATCGTTCCACTGCGAGCTGTCCCCCTCCACTCGGTCCGGTTCGATGAAAAGTCATCGCATCTCGAGGCGGCGGCTGAACCCTCTCTCTCTCCCGCTTTGTGGCCGTTTCAAAAAGATTCGATTTTGGCAACGGATCTATCGAGAACGATTGGGCGAACAGCCATGAACGCAGTTCCAAGGTCAATGGCGAAGAAACTGGAGGCTAAGAAGAAGCCAGTGGCATCGCATCCGCTGAAGGAGCTCAACAGAGGTACCTTTCTTCCTCCTCCAGCCCCTCCTATTGGCGCCGCCGGGGCATCCAAAGGTGGGTGCTTTAGATTCTTTGATTCCTCTGCTAAAGAATCGCCCGCCCGATCCAAGCCGGTGACGGGAACTCCCCGTTCGGCGCCTTCGAACACAAGGAATGCAACCTTCAACCCCAAGAACACCGCGAAGGCTTCCGTGTCTCGGACCTCCCAAAAGGGCGCATCAAGATCTGGTTTTGGGGTTCCTAAGCAGATTGTTTCAGGCAAATTCATCAAACAATCAAACACTGATCTACTCCAGAAGTGGAGTAAGAGGAAACCTAGCTCTGATGTAAAAGATCCCTCCCCAAAATTCGATCTTCAGCCTGTGGGTTTATGTCCGGCTTCTTCTCCTAAAAGAACTCTGCTAAGCTTCAACGCTCATGAGGAAGCAGATGAAGAGAAGCAGATGCTGACGACCACACCGACTTCGACCACCACTCCTCCCGTTGAAGCTTCCATTTCGCCGGAGGTCCCCATGGATAACCCCTCAATCACACCTGTGTGTTTTGCTGCAGGCCATGTGATCGTCGGAGTGCACGACCGACGAAAATGTAGACCTAGAGGTATTCTCTCCATCGGTGGAAGACAGCTGGAGATTCCAGAGGTCAGCCGCAGAGTTTCCGATCCGACTAGGGTTTCTGTGACACCTCCGCCACTATCGGGTGCTTCCATCCATTGGCTATCTTCGCCTCCAGAGAATGCAAATTCCGGTCATCGTCGCAGTCTTAGTTCTAGTTCTAGAATTCGTGTGGCTCATTGTCCTGCTGATTCTTGGAAGTTGTCTCCTAGTAATTGTAGCAGTGGTAAATCACCGGAGCTTTCGGGATTGCTCGGTCTCAATTCTCCATGCTTGGAAACAACACCATCATCTGGTGTTATGGTTCAGAGAACTCCTAGCAGTGGTGGGAGTGTTAGTCCCTTCTCTTTGATCCTAGAGAGAATTGCAAAGACATCCAGAAGAAATAATCATCTGTATTTGATCGAAGACCATGTTACCGGCACGCCTTCAACACATTCCAGTTCGATAAATAGCAACGGTTTCAGTGACTTCAAGGTCGATGCAGCTGCAAATGTTCTAAAAAATGTTAGCTTGTCATCAAGGCAGCAGCAAAAGCACAATGCGAGCTGTCAAACAACATTCTCTGGGCTTAGTTTCCAGTTTGGATCGGTCGAAACTTCCTCGAACTCAGTAGATTTGAACCGTTTCCAGCATCCGCCGCCGGGCAACAATTGCGCTGAAGAAGAAGTTCTGGGAGGTGCTGAAACAAGGATATCTTGGAGAGAAGGACTGATGAGTAGGATCTTTGAGATGGGCAACTTGGATGGTTATCGATGGTTTTCAGACGATGAGGAGGATCTCAATTGCCTCGAAGAAGATAGAGTAGGATTGATATCTGATCTTAAGTTTGACATGGAAAGTAGTAGTGCCAATGTAGAGAATTCAAATGAACACAATGCAGCTGGTTTTGGATCCATCGAATTTGTGTTCGAAGCTGAAAAAGGTGGAGCTAAAGGTCCTGCACAAGGACCCATCTTGTCTGCAGAATCCATTAGCATGGAGGGGATTGGGCTCACCGCCTCTGATGATTCCGACTGGACATTTTCGTACCAAAACCACTTGTTTGAAGTATGATATACTTTCCCTTGTTCGCGCTCTCTTATATGATTAGCTCTTCTCACTAGCTTTTCATTGCTTTGTACTTCCTCGAACGTTTAGCGATAATCGAGTAGATGTATTCTCGTtttctttgatccatgtatactGCATTCTTCTGTGGCTATTTCAATTTCTAAGTTCTAGAACTGGTTCGGTCGATATGTTTTTGTTCTCAAACAAACAGCTTAGAATCATTTCAAGATATGCTTTGCTTTACTGTCTTATATCTGACTTGCAATGAGGCGAAAAAAAACTGGTTCATCTTTCCCTGAACTAAACTTTTGACTGTAGTTTGTTTTAGATGCATCTCAAACAAACTTTTGAGGTAGTGATTACTAACCACACTACATGCAGGTAAAGCTTGAGTTGGCTACTGCGGGTTGCTTGTCCCATGAGGTCTTGGAGTCGAATCTCTGCGGGACATAAATCCTTACAATCTGTCTAAACTCACCCCGCCTATTACTTGCATTCTATTGGAAATTATGCCCActtaggggtattttggtaatatCGCTTGTGAGATCATGAGTGGTTATTCCTATGATCTTATTTCTCTATGATTCCCACAACAAAGTAATGGGAGAAATGGGTAAGGCAAGTATGCACTATATAAAGAGCACATTGCAGAAAGAAAGACAAAGGGTGAAGAGACTTCTAACACTTTCTTCTTAAATCGCTGGACTCTGGATTGAAACGTTGTGGATCAGTGGTGATAGTTCGTTCGTGATTATCATCCCGACTACGAGTTTGGTTTGAAGAGTTTTTCGTGGTTCTTAGATTCGAGGAGTTTTTTGTGGTTCCCAAATATTCGATATTTATTTGCTGAGGTAAAATTTGAAAACTAACCCTATTTATTTTTCGAGAAATTAGAGATGTCACGCTTCCGCATTgtgatataataaatctaatattggtatcagagccaggttagaacaagtttagatttattaaataaattttcaaattttttttaggaAATAAAATAGGGTATTAAATTTTGGAATTCGGATCACAAATGAGTTTTGTGAATCCGACTATACCACGAAGTTACCCATGACTTGTAGAGcatagaaataattttcattgaATTTTTGAGTATGTTTGGACTGTGAAAATCGAGGTTGAACCTTATGGCCATGAAAGTCAACTAAGAATATTTTCTTGATTTTGGATTGAGTTTTAGCAAGTGTTGATGCATACAAAAGTCTAGTAATGTTCAACATGCTCTGATGCATAAAATGCATATGTCAATTGCAAGAAATGGTTGTCGTTTGCTAACAAATTGAAATCGGTCGAAAAAGGTCATGAGAAAATTTTGAAATGCTGAGTCCAGGGCTTCAATCTTCCTAAAATCGATTTAGGATTGTCAGGAAAGAAGAAATCATGAAAACAGTCGAAAAAATAAAATCGGAGTGGCCGGGAATAAGTTTTCTCGCTATCGGGTCATAGAGACCCCAGACCCCAGTCGGGTCTATCCAAACTCGAATCTGGATCCACGTCCTAACCCAGTTCACGACTCGATTGTCCCGGTCATTACGCGTGGAGGTGTGTGGTTGCGGCCACTACGCGTTTGGCGCGTGGCCCGAGGTCTTGCCGGAGCATGCAAGCGCGTGGGAGGTTCTCCGGCCACTAGTGATAGTGATTTTTCTTCCTGTTTTAATATTCAGACTATGCTAATGATTTCTATGATATTTATGTGACTATTGTGGATATTTTTTGTGTCCTGAATCCAAGTCTGGATGGTAAGATGCGATCACGGGTTGTGGTGTATGATGTCTGTTGACTCATATGCTCGCTTTGGGGTTTATATTCAAACCATTTGAGACTTATTAATTCATGGGGTACATAAAAAGATGAGAATAAGCATCACATGTCACTAATGTCTCTCATTATATGTAACAAAGACTATGACTGGATCAATGACTGTCGTAACTGATCTCATCAAGGGAGAGAAGCTGAATGGTGATAATTATAAAATTTGGCACCTGAAGATTCAGCTACTCTTCGAGGATCAAGAACTAACCGAGGTTCTGAAGCACGAGATGCAAGACCCCGGGGAGGGTAATACACCTCAAGCAAGGCGGGATCAGGAGACGTACCGTGCATGGAAGAaaaagcactacaacaaaaaccctcatagacatcggttttccaccggtgtctattacattttcgatcgatgtctatgaaggcgatgtaaaaggtctgccattttagacatcgggttaaaactggtgtagtatcacttaacaacaccggtgttcgaatcggttattaaccggtgtagtatcacttaatgacaccgtctcatcaacgatgtaaaaccgatgtaatattatatgttaataacaccaatttTAGCAGCGGtgaaaaaccgatgtaatatcaatattgtttaacgacgccgattcgatttccgaaatagtgaaaatttgatattatacaacattttattagtacaaaatttagttaatattattatacatcggtgtatctaaacacaccaagtaaaTATCCATGTTACCAATACATaatattattcttacaatataaaaagataatagatattgtacacatcaagtccgtatccacaaattacacaaatattcatcttacaacatcaaaagataaTTAACTATGATGCCTAAATCGCATTGGCTGATGAAAAATCATCGACAGGGGCTCAATCaccttgaaaaattatattaagcTTACAGTTGCAGGGAGCAGTGTTGCCATTTTCAATCAACTTCTATAAAATCTTCTACCATTGTTGAATTTATGTTTGTAGCTGATGCCAAACGTATTTCATCAATTTCTATTGTAAGCAAGGCGCCGCATACAACCCGTTCAACTTGGAGAATTTTTGGGCAACCTGATAGGATGTAGCTGTAATGAGCAAAAAGATCAACAACGAAAGTTCACTACAATAAATAGGGCACTTACCTGCAACTGGGCATCGAGGATGTGGTTTCTTTGTGCTTATGTAGTGGATTACTGGTTCCTTCTCATAAACATGCTTACAGTCCATTCTGCTTGATGAAGAACAATAGATAGAAAGAACACCGTTTAtgactttaataataataataatatacctTTGGCTTGGGAAAAAATAAATATGTGAAACAGACTAGTCATAAGCTTCTTCATCACTTGATAAATAAATATACATTAAGCATTGTTCAAGGAACATGAACAATTGAATCAACAGAATCTGTTAAAAGGTTATTTTGAGTTGTtagaatgaaatataagtagaaagCTATGGAATATTGTCTATGACATTAACATATCTCACATTGCATTCTACAAAGCACACGAATTCATAGTTCGCAACTAATCAAATAAGGACTCATGCCAAATTGAATATGGTTCAAGAAGGAACATGATTTTCAAGGAAACCAAGCTCTGCATTTTAAGAAAGAAGTTCACTTAAAATAGTTGTTTTTAGTTAACTTGTGAACTAAAAAAGTTTGATCATCGTCTAATTCTTGTTAACCATCTCTGCTCACTGTTGAATATGGATCTGAtagagaaattcaaaaaatatgaaCAATTGAATGTTTTCGCTTAATCAACATGAGAAGATGTAAATTACCTCTGGGATTGATGGTGCATATGGTGTTCTTTTCAAGACTTTTAGTCACTCTGCAAACATGTCAAGATGGACAAGAAGATTAATTTACCATGAAACAAATAATataaagccgaaataaataaatGCTTAGGACATATTTGAAGGAAAACATCAAATAGCAAAAGATGAGACTATACTATGTATAACCAGCCGTGGTTATATTTCTTCAAATTTATTAACATATAAAGCAGTGGTATTCCAATTGTTCACACATGTTGTTAGTCTGCCAAGAGCATCATCAAATTTTAGTAATTCTTTTGCAACTCTAACACAGTTGTATTTTTCCTTCTCATGAATACATCAAGTAAATCAGTTGTGTTTTAGAACTGTGGGAAACAACACCCAAGGTGAGACATGCATATGACTTACAGAAAACTAGGTGTTATGCAACTTCTATTAGAACAATCTGCCAGCAATGTGCAATGTGTCCTATTCTTCTACAAAATAAAACTGTTAGTCTTCTTAGAAAATCGGATAATATGAAAAAGTACCAAAGAATTAACAAGAGATTAATAGAAGTGAACTGATAAGAGTTAAGACTACTGATTTACGAAGGAAAACATACTCATACAGAGGATCCAAATGTAGAAAAATAGGAATAAGCATTACAATGGAATTCTTACAAACACAGGAAAATatgaacaataattaaaattgaattgttaatcacatcaaaaggtCCAAACCAATTCAAGTTTATCCAGTACTGCATAT encodes the following:
- the LOC122041256 gene encoding uncharacterized protein LOC122041256 isoform X2, whose amino-acid sequence is MNAVPRSMAKKLEAKKKPVASHPLKELNRGHVIVGVHDRRKCRPRGILSIGGRQLEIPEVSRRVSDPTRVSVTPPPLSGASIHWLSSPPENANSGHRRSLSSSSRIRVAHCPADSWKLSPSNCSSGKSPELSGLLGLNSPCLETTPSSGVMVQRTPSSGGSVSPFSLILERIAKTSRRNNHLYLIEDHVTGTPSTHSSSINSNGFSDFKVDAAANVLKNVSLSSRQQQKHNASCQTTFSGLSFQFGSVETSSNSVDLNRFQHPPPGNNCAEEEVLGGAETRISWREGLMSRIFEMGNLDGYRWFSDDEEDLNCLEEDRVGLISDLKFDMESSSANVENSNEHNAAGFGSIEFVFEAEKGGAKGPAQGPILSAESISMEGIGLTASDDSDWTFSYQNHLFEVKLELATAGCLSHEVLESNLCGT
- the LOC122041256 gene encoding uncharacterized protein LOC122041256 isoform X1, which codes for MNAVPRSMAKKLEAKKKPVASHPLKELNRGTFLPPPAPPIGAAGASKGGCFRFFDSSAKESPARSKPVTGTPRSAPSNTRNATFNPKNTAKASVSRTSQKGASRSGFGVPKQIVSGKFIKQSNTDLLQKWSKRKPSSDVKDPSPKFDLQPVGLCPASSPKRTLLSFNAHEEADEEKQMLTTTPTSTTTPPVEASISPEVPMDNPSITPVCFAAGHVIVGVHDRRKCRPRGILSIGGRQLEIPEVSRRVSDPTRVSVTPPPLSGASIHWLSSPPENANSGHRRSLSSSSRIRVAHCPADSWKLSPSNCSSGKSPELSGLLGLNSPCLETTPSSGVMVQRTPSSGGSVSPFSLILERIAKTSRRNNHLYLIEDHVTGTPSTHSSSINSNGFSDFKVDAAANVLKNVSLSSRQQQKHNASCQTTFSGLSFQFGSVETSSNSVDLNRFQHPPPGNNCAEEEVLGGAETRISWREGLMSRIFEMGNLDGYRWFSDDEEDLNCLEEDRVGLISDLKFDMESSSANVENSNEHNAAGFGSIEFVFEAEKGGAKGPAQGPILSAESISMEGIGLTASDDSDWTFSYQNHLFEVKLELATAGCLSHEVLESNLCGT